In Anomaloglossus baeobatrachus isolate aAnoBae1 chromosome 2, aAnoBae1.hap1, whole genome shotgun sequence, the DNA window CAACGCATGTATCTAATATATTTTGCATTTCATTGTCCCACCATTATTATAACCGGTTCGCTGTCCGTGAATGAAAACACACACCCAGATAGCTGTGGAAGATACTGCCTAGTTGCCAGGACTGAGCTGTAACAGTTTGGTACCAAGACTTATACACTAAAGCGACCTGCAAAGCTCAGGACAGTATTGGGATTTGTGACGCTGATGTATTTAGCGGCAGAGGATGGTCTGGACTATATATAATCAAAGTCTCAGACTGGAGCATTTAAATAGCCACAATCTCATTCACTGTGTGCAAGTAATGACTTTGCAaagtaataaaatacaaaacataTTACAACCTTGCACAGCATTACACATAATCCCTGTGGATAAGTTATTGTGGAAAGTAGTCACCTACCATGTGTTTGATGAAGaaatgtatacatacagtatacattTTTTTAGGAGTAggaataataggagaaaatggcTAATATATGACTTTGtatgacactttttttgcaatttttccacacttggaatttttttgctgctttccagtacaccatatggtaaaacttatggtttcatttaaatgtacaacttgtcccgcaaaaaacaagccctcatatggcaagattgacggaaaaataaaaaaagttacggctctcggaagaaggggagcaaaaaacaaaaacgcaaaaacggaaagtgccccggggctgaaggggttaaggtaagggaccatcatttctgtccaggccgatttcatgaggtttttggttttttttttaaattctgtggaagcagaaaagcagcaatgtcaactttcatttgttcattttcatagatttttaatttattacttttgtcagattcaagttttttctgtgaccattgtgggtttttctttcattaaacaaggggtaccaacaattttgaccacgtgtgtagtaCTTACTGATTACCATCTTCCCTGGCCTTCCTTGCAGCTTCGGTCCTCTTCTTATTTATGAGTGAACCAGACATCACTTCTACAATTAAGATCTATGCAAAGTAAGGGCTCATGCACATAATCAACTATATCGGACCAGTGCTGTCTGGGGTTTTCACGGTTTCCCATATTATTGTATGAGGCTGTGCACGTCTGATTTTACTCGGATCAAAATttgcaatgcaaatctatgggtctgtggaaCATATTGGACCAtggtcagatgacatccgagtgcagtccgattttcacTGACTGACATAATGGAAAAGGTAGAGAaaccttttttttctccacctccACTGATCAGAGCCTGATAAGAATAACTGGATCACTTTTCTCTGATGGAGTCGTGTGCACCTACCCTAAAAGTGACTTCTGGGTCACACACAGACAAGCGTGAGCTGGTGAAGTCACGTGAGGGAGAAGGTGACCGAAGCTGAGCTGGAAACCAGGGAAAACATCAAtcaataagtaccgtatttttcagactataagatgcaccggaccataagacgcaccctgcttttagaagaggaaaataggaaaagagaaattttaagcaaaaagtgtggtcatCACACACTTATGGGTCGACGATctgttgctgacactgttatggggataatgttcccaaattctctactaaggtaaccCATCCTTGTAATGatcttcctgccttgtatatgatccccatccttgtatatatgtacccaatcctggtatatattcccatcctggtctataccgccatcatggtatatattcccatcctgctacataACGCCAtcatggtatatgcccttatcctgctatataaccgcatccatcctgctatatacccccatccatcctgctatatggctgcatcccgctatatacccccatcctgctatatggcctgtatcctgtggcacacaaaaaaaataaacgtttatgctcacatttcctcgctccacgcatcgctcctcctcctgtcaatgccggcagcagcgccgctggagtgtggagctctcaccgttgtctgcagcatcgcccgtcctcctgtctgcctgtcagctgacttgtgtggagactagcggtgcgcacagcgatgacatcattgctgtgctcaccgcttctacacagatcagctggccggcagacatgaGGAGATCGCGATACTGCAgaaaacggtgacgggtgagtatactgattcactgcacactGCGctaatgatgatgcacggggggcagtgaatacagccacacatgatcactccaggctgtagttgcaagGGGTGAATCCACGGgcaggctgtttactatgcgcgcaccccccgcccatcatcccgcccacctgtcagcgctggcttcagcgctgatggatgatgggcgggaggatgggggtgcatatgaaatgagctacagcctgctcatgccgccgatgacccgctcaactgcagcaccctcattccccacagccacattcagactataagacgcgtcccccactttcccccaacatttggggggaaataaGTGCttgttatagtccaaaaaatatggtattttagACAGGTTTAGTGAATAAAACATTTttgggattgtttttttttttttttttaagaacatgCATTTCTTCCTATACAAATGTAACACATTCTCACACCATGTACGTCAAACCCCGATAGGCTGCGGTTTACATCACAAACACTGGATAGCCGCACGGACACATGTAGCATAACCAATACTGATAGTAACAGAAATCACTGGAGGTTAAGACTAAGGGACAAGGTAAGGAAGGACACATTTGTAAAGTTAATCTCAGCCATCAGGTAACTTCCTTGGGGTCCCCAATTTCACCAGGTTTAGTCTTATCCATATGGAGGCAACAATAAGTAAGGAGATGCCAGATCTATCCTCTTCAGTGATGCTGCACCTCCTTTCTACATGCTCTATACTTTATAGATTGTCACAGTTTAAGAAAACTAAAAGGGGAACATAATCCCCAGTTTTagccaaaataataataatacaaagtaAAAAAGTTCATTAATTATCAGCACATAATAGCAGAAATATCAGGGAGTCCAGTTCTTCGGCACTTAATTCCAGCAAGTTCTTTGTTATTACGCTTTGCTGAAATGTGGTGATATAAAGGCTCATCTAGTGCAAGTATGAAGTCGGACAGCAGCTGACTGGGCCACGAAAATGCACAAAGTGACATAAAACCAATCTCCAGAATGGATGGGAGCCCAACATGAAGAATGGAAAGAAGGATCCAGTACCTAAACACTTGCATGCAGCCGTGTTATGCCGTGGGCTACTTCAAGATTACACGAAATGCAGTGAAAAGGTGTAATTCAGCGCATCACATAAAGGGTGCTACGGTTATAATAGATTATCATTTATACATGCAACATTCCAAAATAATAAATACGTAACATCTGCTCGGATATTGGCACAGCTAGGTATAAAGCTCAAGGGCTTAGCCATGAAACACTGATCTTGGCCAAGGGTGTTTCTGTCAGTCTGGGGAATGCAATGGGAGGATATGACGCTCGCAACGGCACAATAAGGTAACCTGTGAAGATTGAACAGTTTTACTGCTTTCTGACCCAAGAACACTTTTTTGGGTTCAGATATGAGGTAGCTTCCACCAATTCTACTAATATAAGGGGTGTTGTTACACCTCCCCAAAGTTGGTATGGCCGGTTTCCTTGGCATGATCCCTTGCTGCTGACTGCCCTGTTAATCCCTTTTGGCAAACCATACAGCGCAGGGCAAATTTGTTAACATCTGTAAACTGTCGCTTTTGCCTGGCGTCGTCCGCGAGCTCCAATGCCTGCACCAACGCTTCGTCATCGGATGTAGGAAAAATGGTCATAGGTGGCATGTCAGAATCTGGAAACTGCCGCTGCAAGGGGTCATAGTGAATGCCATCATAAATCAGCAGAACCCGGCGGCTGTAACCAGCGTCTTCTCCAAAGCGGTCAATCCTCACCGTCTGGGTATCCACAACGCAGATCTCACACTGGTAGAATTTGGAAAGTATTGATACTTCTATGGCACCGCCCCAGGTGTCCTCTCTACGGATCCAGGCACAATACTCCTCGTTGCTTTTACCCAGGACGGCTTCGCTATAACTTGTCGGGTCACTGGCCACAATCTCGGCAATTAAGCTGCGCATTTCAGGTGCACACGCCAGGTCATAGACGCCTCCTTCTACCACGTAGTAGACACTGGTGAAAAGGCAGGAATTGTCAGCTGGTACTACCCTCCGGACAATCTGTGGACTTATTAATATGGTTCGATCATTGATACTGTGTATTGAGGCAGGTACAGGCTTACTTTTATCTTCCTCCACAATAAGAGTGTCGCCTAATAAAGAAGACAAAAAGGAAACATTAAATCTAATAGTGATGACAAGAAGGTAAAAAAGGGCATGTTTGCCTCATACTACACATATAGAGAAGATAATGATCTACATCGCCACTTCTAAACTATCTACATGGTTGctctctaaggccggtttcacacttcagttgttttgccggAAACGGGATCCGTCaaaaatgcagtacagttcatttatttacagtggaagcgcgacaccatgtggatacATGCGGgtagtgtatgaagcacacaatagcatggtgtcgcgcttccactgtaaataaatgaactgtactgcatttgtgacggatccCGTTTccggcaaaacaacgcaagtgtgaaaccggcctaaggccatgttcacacagcaTTTTCAGGAGTTCAAGAACAAAGTTTT includes these proteins:
- the YOD1 gene encoding ubiquitin thioesterase OTU1 yields the protein MLRLRCKTREGTHLLQGLCDASSVRELQAQIAGVTGISGPTQRVMVGYPPVSLNLSDGDATLRDLPIKSGDTLIVEEDKSKPVPASIHSINDRTILISPQIVRRVVPADNSCLFTSVYYVVEGGVYDLACAPEMRSLIAEIVASDPTSYSEAVLGKSNEEYCAWIRREDTWGGAIEVSILSKFYQCEICVVDTQTVRIDRFGEDAGYSRRVLLIYDGIHYDPLQRQFPDSDMPPMTIFPTSDDEALVQALELADDARQKRQFTDVNKFALRCMVCQKGLTGQSAARDHAKETGHTNFGEV